A DNA window from Vanacampus margaritifer isolate UIUO_Vmar chromosome 19, RoL_Vmar_1.0, whole genome shotgun sequence contains the following coding sequences:
- the LOC144039388 gene encoding uncharacterized protein LOC144039388 isoform X1 yields the protein MKMNTREVILIFLLQFQVISGQNRYKFVRAGDATILPCMQSSCSSTDWLHSRNGGPLMDVVKNNTVVSSSPGSQRLRLMDDCSLLIERVMAEDAGYYGCDRDQQQILEVLLTVLTLTLQESDPMSDGRMFLKCSVAFYEDRLQCNSRSLRWMDEEGKELSSYGVQQNGCVSFLTVSPVSRQRKYTCQCVKGGHVEVEARYTVVSTEESTRGPGGPGAQSPGRNVLIFVIRAVVAALMLIFLIVAVILVKLKSKRNASQGP from the exons TCATCAGTGGCCAGAACCGATATAAGTTTGTCAGGGCTGGTGATGCGACCATTCTGCCCTGCATGCAGTCGTCCTGTTCCAGCACAGACTGGCTGCACAGTCGCAACGGGGGCCCGCTGATGGACGTGGTGAAAAACAACACAGTTGTGAGCAGCTCGCCCGGAAGTCAGCGCCTGCGGCTGATGGACGACTGCTCGCTGCTCATTGAGCGAGTGATGGCGGAAGATGCTGGTTACTATGGATGTGATAGAGATCAACAACAGATATTAGAAGTTTTACTGACGGTGCTGACAT TGACACTTCAGGAATCGGATCCAATGAGTGACGGACGCATGTTCCTGAAGTGTTCCGTGGCCTTCTACGAAGACAGGTTGCAATGCAATTCAAGATCCCTCCGCTGGATGGATGAAGAAGGCAAAGAGCTTTCCTCTTATGGGGTTCAGCAAAACGGCTGCGTGTCCTTTCTCACGGTATCTCCTGTCAGCCGCCAAAGGAAGTACACGTGCCAATGCGTGAAGGGAGGCCACGTAGAGGTCGAGGCCCGGTACACAGTCGTTTCCACGGAAGAGAGTACGAGAGGTCCCGGGGGTCCTGGAGCGCAGTCGCCTGGCCGCAACGTGCTCATCTTCGTTATCAGGGCGGTTGTCGCAGCCTTGATGCTGATTTTCCTCATCGTGGCCGTCATCCTTGTCAAATTGAAGTCGAAAAGAAACGCAAGCCAAG GTCCGTga
- the LOC144039388 gene encoding uncharacterized protein LOC144039388 isoform X2 codes for MQSSCSSTDWLHSRNGGPLMDVVKNNTVVSSSPGSQRLRLMDDCSLLIERVMAEDAGYYGCDRDQQQILEVLLTVLTLTLQESDPMSDGRMFLKCSVAFYEDRLQCNSRSLRWMDEEGKELSSYGVQQNGCVSFLTVSPVSRQRKYTCQCVKGGHVEVEARYTVVSTEESTRGPGGPGAQSPGRNVLIFVIRAVVAALMLIFLIVAVILVKLKSKRNASQGP; via the exons ATGCAGTCGTCCTGTTCCAGCACAGACTGGCTGCACAGTCGCAACGGGGGCCCGCTGATGGACGTGGTGAAAAACAACACAGTTGTGAGCAGCTCGCCCGGAAGTCAGCGCCTGCGGCTGATGGACGACTGCTCGCTGCTCATTGAGCGAGTGATGGCGGAAGATGCTGGTTACTATGGATGTGATAGAGATCAACAACAGATATTAGAAGTTTTACTGACGGTGCTGACAT TGACACTTCAGGAATCGGATCCAATGAGTGACGGACGCATGTTCCTGAAGTGTTCCGTGGCCTTCTACGAAGACAGGTTGCAATGCAATTCAAGATCCCTCCGCTGGATGGATGAAGAAGGCAAAGAGCTTTCCTCTTATGGGGTTCAGCAAAACGGCTGCGTGTCCTTTCTCACGGTATCTCCTGTCAGCCGCCAAAGGAAGTACACGTGCCAATGCGTGAAGGGAGGCCACGTAGAGGTCGAGGCCCGGTACACAGTCGTTTCCACGGAAGAGAGTACGAGAGGTCCCGGGGGTCCTGGAGCGCAGTCGCCTGGCCGCAACGTGCTCATCTTCGTTATCAGGGCGGTTGTCGCAGCCTTGATGCTGATTTTCCTCATCGTGGCCGTCATCCTTGTCAAATTGAAGTCGAAAAGAAACGCAAGCCAAG GTCCGTga